TGGTCAGATTTTCGTTAAATCCGATATGCGGTCCGCGCAATGTACGGCTTTTTTCCGGTTCCTCCACTCCCCTGTCGGGATAAGTTCTTACATCTATGACAAGTGCCTGCGAGTAGCCGTCGATGAACATAGCCACATTTCCGCACAGCACGGCATCAACTATCTTTTGGTCATCATCGCTCACAAAGCTTTCTATTCTGGGTACAACCGCCCTGGCATATTCGTCCATATCGGAATAGTCGCAGTCCTTGGTATAACATATTTTTTCATGGAATCTCAGCGTGTCCGCGCTGTTCACAAATCCCTCAATGTAGTAATAGCATGCCTCGCGGTTACCCGCCTTCATAGTAGTTTTGAGTACATCGAAAGTGCGGTCTGTGTGCAAAAGGCTGTCAAAAAGCTCAATATTCTTCTTAAGATTGTCTGTCATACGGTTTTCCCTCTCTTTTTATGGAAACAAAATCAAATATTTTGTGCTCAGATATTTACTTTTAGTTGTTTTTGTGGTATACTTATACAGATAATGGCGGAGTTTTTTAACTCACTGTAAAATATTATATCATTTAACAATTTTTATTGACACAGCGCACTGTTTTATGGTATAATATGTACAATACATATAGAAACACAGGTGGACTTTTTGGGGAATGTTATAATGATCACCTCCTGCAAAGGCGGTGTGGGTAAAACAACCGTAACCTCAGGCATTGCCGCGGCACTGGCATTGCAAGGCGCGAGCGTTATTGCGGTGGATATGGACTTTGGCGTACGCAGCCTTGACCTTGCTCTCGGCTTCGAGGACAGCGTATGCGCTGACGCTTACAATCTGATAACAGGCAAATGCGCGGTAGGAGATGCGTACACATCCGGATATTCTCTGCCTTCTCTGGCTTTTATGCCCGCACCAATAGGCTTTGACTTAAATATGCTGGAGGAAATAACTGCCGAGCAGGTCGATTCGTTTTTAAAACAGCTGAAAAGTGAATTTGACTATGTTCTTCTGGATATGCCGGCAGGCTTCGGAAAGCTTTTTGAACTGGTTGCTCACTCCGAGGCAGTGGACACGCCAGTTGTAGTGTGCTCCCACAGCCCATCTTCCGTACGTGCGGCGGAAAAAACCGCATTTGAACTTTGCCGTCTGGGAAAAAACAATCCACGTCTGGTTATCAATATGTTCAATATACCGTTTGTAAAAAAAGGCATTTACCCCGGCATAATCGACATAATCGAAAGAAGCTCCGTAAAGCTCCTCGGTGTCGTTCCTGCCGACAGCGGTATTGACGGTATTCAGCAGCATGGCGGTCTTATTAATTGTCTGACGCTGAAAACAGACGGAACAAAAGCCATAAATAATATTGCGTTACGACTCAGCGGACAGCGCGTAAGCCTTATGGACAGCATTATGAAGGCATCCAAACGCGAAAAACTGCTTTGACAAATTCTAAAAATAAAGGAGATTTTATATGGAAATTGCTTTAATCGCTCATGATAACAAGAAAGAACTCATGACTCAGTTTTGCATCGCATATTGCGGGGTCCTTTCAAAGCACAATATCTGTGCAACAGGTATTACCGGCAAGAATATTACCGATGCTACCGGATTGAAAATAGAGCGTCTTTTAAGCGGTACCCAGGGCGGCGATCAACAGATTGCATCCCGTATATCTTACAATGAAATTGACGTTCTCCTCTATTTCAGAGACACCTCTCCCAACAGCACTTTTGACGAAACAGAGATGAATATTCTTCGCCTGTGCGATATATATAATATTCCCGTCGCAACCAACATTGCCACCGCAGAGGCTATAATCATGGCTCTCGACCGCGGCGACCTTGATTGGCGCGAAATCGTTAATCCCAACAAACATTAAACTGTAAATCATTCAAAGTACAGTGCACATATGTGGCTGTACTTTGTGTACGTCAATACCAACTATGACAAAAGAAAGGATTGTTCACTTTGATACAGAAACCCAGAGGAACTATTGATATTCTCCCCGACAAAGCCGCAATATGGCTGGAGGTGGAGAACCGTATACGCAAGATCGCAAAACGCTACGGCTTCGGTGAAATACGCCTGCCCACCTTTGAGGTAACCGAGCTTTACAACCGCGGTGTAGGAGACACCTCCGACGTTGTGCAGAAGGAAATGTACACATTCACCGACAACGACAACCGTTCCATCAGCCTTCGCCCCGAGGGCACTGCGGGTGTTGTTCGCAGTATAATAGAAAACGGACTTTGCTCCGAAGCAATGCCGCTGTCTCTTTATTACATCATCTCCTGCTTCCGTTACGAAAAGCCACAGGCCGGCCGATCCAGAGAGTTTTTTCAGTTCGGTGTGGAAATGTTCGGCGCCGATTCTCCGACCGCAGATGCAGATGTAATAATGCTTGCTTCCGATATTTTTGACGAATTCGGACTCAACGTGCGTCTTGAAATAAACTCAATCGGATGTCCGGAGTGCCGTCCAAAATATCATGCGGCTCTCAAGGAGTATTTTGCCTCAAATATAGACGATTTATGCGATACCTGCAAAGGACGTCTGGAAAAAAATCCTCTTCGTATTCTGGACTGCAAAAGCCCCATTTGTTCTGCCATTGCTAAAAACGCGCCTCACACTATTGATTATCTGTGTGATGACTGCAAGAATCACATGGAGGGGCTCAAGGAGCTTCTCACCAAGGCAGGACGTGAATTCACCGTCAATTCCCGCATCGTACGCGGTCTTGACTATTACCGCAAAACGGTATTTGAATTTATCAGCGAGGACATCGGTGCCCAAAGCACCGTTTGCGGCGGCGGACGCTACGACGGTCTTGTTCAGTCTCTTGGCGGTCCCGCACTCAGCGGTATAGGCTTCGGCATGGGTCTTACCCGTCTTATGATGGTGCTTGAGGCTCAGAACAAGCTTCCTGCGGTCAGCGACAGCATAGATATATATATCGCCTCCCTCGGTCAGAGTGCCGTTTCGGAAGGTTTCAGACTTTCTTCCCGGCTTCGCAAAGCGGGCTTCAGAGCGCAATGTGACCTTGTAGGACGTTCTCTTAAAGCTCAGATGAAATATGCCGATAAAAAATCCGCCCGTTTTGTTTTGATTCTGGGCGACAGCGAAATAGAAAACCGCAAATGTATGCTTAAAAACATGCAAACCAGCGAACAAAACGAGGTTTCGCTGGACGATATTCAGTCAATAATAAATCATATTAAATAAACAGGAGATTATAAAAACCATGTACAGAACAATATACTGCGGAGAACTGCGAGAAGAACACATCGGTCAGCAGGTAAAGGTATGCGGATGGGTACAGCGTCAGCGCGATCTGGGTGCGCTCATATTCATTGATCTGAGAGACCGCACCGGCATAGTACAGCTCGCATTTGATGAAAACAGCAGCAAAGACGACTTTGAAAAGGCATTTACCGCCCGTTCGGAATACGTTCTCTGTGCAACGGGTACAGTTCGTTCCCGCGGTGAAAACGCCAAGAATCACAACATTCCCACAGGTCTTGTGGAAATCGCGGTTACAAAGCTTGAAATAATCACCGCAGCGCAGACACCTCCTTTTGAAATAGTTGACAACTCCAATGCACGCGATGAATTAAGACTTAAGCACCGCTATCTTGACCTGCGCCGTCCCGAGCTGCAAAGCAAGATAATTGCGAGAAGCAAAATCGGCACCATCGTACGTAACTTCTTTGCGGACAACGGTTTTATTGACGTAGAAACCCCTATTCTTGTAAAATCCACCCCGGAGGGTGCACGTGACTACCTTGTTCCAAGCCGTGTTCATCCCGGATCTTTCTATGCGCTCCCCCAGTCTCCTCAGCTTTACAAACAGCTTCTCATGGTATCCGGCTTTGACCGTTACTTCCAGATAGCACGCTGCTTCCGCGACGAGGACCTGCGTGCAGACCGTCAGCCCGAGTTCACACAGATAGATATCGAGATGTCTTTTGTTGACCAGGAAGACGTAATTGAGATAAACGAGCGTTTCCTCAAGCATCTTTTTAAGGAATACAAGGGCATCGACATTCAGCTTCCTCTCATGCGTATGCCTTATGACGAGGCTATGCTTAAATACGGCTGTGACAAACCCGATTTGCGTTTCGGTTTTGAAATAGTTGAGCTTACCGACATCCTTAAGGACTGCGGCTTCAAGGTATTTGCCGACACAATTCAGAACGGCGGAAAAGTACGCGCCATCAACGTAAAGGGTGGCGGCACATTTACACGTAAAGAAATTGACAATCTTACGGATTTTGTCAAGACCCAGTACAAAGCCAAGGGACTTGCATGGACAAAAAACAACAACGGAGAAATTTCTTCTTCCTACGCGAAGTTCATTACTGAAGAAGAAAACAAAGCAATTTACGATGCAATGGGCTTTGAAAGCGGCGATATTATATTCATCGTTGCCGACAAGACAAAGGTTGTTTGCGCGGCTCTGGGTGCTTTGCGCTGTGAGGTTGCAAAGCGCATGAACATTATTGACCCCAACGATTACAAGCTTTTGTGGGTAACAGACTTCCCCATGTTTGAGTATGACGAAGAGGAAGACCGCTATGTTGCTACCCACCACCCCTTTACCGCCCCCCGCGATGAGGATGTCCGGTATCTCTTAAGCGACCCTGCCAAGGTTTACTCCAAGGCTTACGACATCATTATCAACGGAAGCGAAGCAGGAGGCGGCTCGGTACGTATCCACACCCCTGAGGTTCAGAACAAGGTATTTGAAGCCATCGGACTTTCAAAGGAAGAAAGCGAAATCAAGTTCGGCTATCTGCTGGAAGCCTTCAAATACGGTGTGCCTCCTCATGCAGGTCTTGCTTACGGCTTTGACCGTCTGGTTGGATTACTGCTTGGTACCGATGCAATACGCGATGTAATTGCTTTCCCCAAGGTCCAGAATGCTTCGGAGCTTATGACCGACTGTCCCTCCGAGGTCCCCCAGAAATCTCTGGATGAGCTTTCCATCGCACTTAATCTCCCAAAAACGGAAGAATAAGATTTATTTGTTACACAGAGGCACTGTAAATGGCGCCTCTGTGTAATTTCACTTACGAAACGAGGGATATTTTGAAAAAGACTTATATTACCAATATGCCGGATCATATCGGCTCATTTCTGAAAGCCAGCAAATGTTTTGCGGAGCTTGGCATAAATATAACACGTGTAAGCTACAACAAAGCAGTTGATGTTCACACACTTTTCATCGATGCAGACGGCACACCGGAACAGCTCGAAAGGGCAGATGAAATACTTTCGGACTTTGGGTATCTTCAACAGAATGATAAAAAATCTCCCGGTGTTGTGCTGCTTGAATTCAGATTGGAAGACCGACCCGGAAGCGTAACAAATATACTGTCTCTTATAAACGAATTTGATTTCAACATTTCATATATAAGCTCTCAGGAAAACGGAACGGATTACCAGCTTTTCAAAATGGGGCTTTATGTAGAAGATGCGGAAAAGATATCGGAATTTCTTGCAGAAGCCGAAAAGCTGTGCCAGGCACGCATAATAGATTACAATCACTCCGAAAAGGTGTACGATAACAGC
Above is a genomic segment from Oscillospiraceae bacterium containing:
- a CDS encoding histidine--tRNA ligase yields the protein MIQKPRGTIDILPDKAAIWLEVENRIRKIAKRYGFGEIRLPTFEVTELYNRGVGDTSDVVQKEMYTFTDNDNRSISLRPEGTAGVVRSIIENGLCSEAMPLSLYYIISCFRYEKPQAGRSREFFQFGVEMFGADSPTADADVIMLASDIFDEFGLNVRLEINSIGCPECRPKYHAALKEYFASNIDDLCDTCKGRLEKNPLRILDCKSPICSAIAKNAPHTIDYLCDDCKNHMEGLKELLTKAGREFTVNSRIVRGLDYYRKTVFEFISEDIGAQSTVCGGGRYDGLVQSLGGPALSGIGFGMGLTRLMMVLEAQNKLPAVSDSIDIYIASLGQSAVSEGFRLSSRLRKAGFRAQCDLVGRSLKAQMKYADKKSARFVLILGDSEIENRKCMLKNMQTSEQNEVSLDDIQSIINHIK
- the aspS gene encoding aspartate--tRNA ligase, with protein sequence MYRTIYCGELREEHIGQQVKVCGWVQRQRDLGALIFIDLRDRTGIVQLAFDENSSKDDFEKAFTARSEYVLCATGTVRSRGENAKNHNIPTGLVEIAVTKLEIITAAQTPPFEIVDNSNARDELRLKHRYLDLRRPELQSKIIARSKIGTIVRNFFADNGFIDVETPILVKSTPEGARDYLVPSRVHPGSFYALPQSPQLYKQLLMVSGFDRYFQIARCFRDEDLRADRQPEFTQIDIEMSFVDQEDVIEINERFLKHLFKEYKGIDIQLPLMRMPYDEAMLKYGCDKPDLRFGFEIVELTDILKDCGFKVFADTIQNGGKVRAINVKGGGTFTRKEIDNLTDFVKTQYKAKGLAWTKNNNGEISSSYAKFITEEENKAIYDAMGFESGDIIFIVADKTKVVCAALGALRCEVAKRMNIIDPNDYKLLWVTDFPMFEYDEEEDRYVATHHPFTAPRDEDVRYLLSDPAKVYSKAYDIIINGSEAGGGSVRIHTPEVQNKVFEAIGLSKEESEIKFGYLLEAFKYGVPPHAGLAYGFDRLVGLLLGTDAIRDVIAFPKVQNASELMTDCPSEVPQKSLDELSIALNLPKTEE
- a CDS encoding methylglyoxal synthase, translated to MEIALIAHDNKKELMTQFCIAYCGVLSKHNICATGITGKNITDATGLKIERLLSGTQGGDQQIASRISYNEIDVLLYFRDTSPNSTFDETEMNILRLCDIYNIPVATNIATAEAIIMALDRGDLDWREIVNPNKH